The genomic region TACCACCTGAAGGCCGCCGAGAGCGCGGCGCTGGTGGCGTACCTGAAAACACAAAAGTAGAAAATTTCTTGCAGAGGGGCTTGCAATTTTCGCGGGGGCGGGGTAATATACTCCTCGTCAGCCGCACGGGGGATTAGCTCAGCTGGGAGAGCGCTTCAATGGCATTGAAGAGGTCAGCGGTTCGATCCCGCTATCCTCCACCACTCTGACAAGATATTAAAGTCATTTACAGCCGCTTCAATTGAGAGATTGAGGCGGCTGTTTTTGGCTTTTGGTAAGGCGAAATTAATGCCGGAGAATTCCACAACCGCAGAACAGCGAGCCGCGCAGACCATCGCCGCCTTGCTTCCCGACGCGCGTCAAGACATCAGCGTTATTCCGATCTTGGCGGCGCGGGAGGAAGTGCTGGCGCGATTCGGGGCGATATTTCAGCCGGACAGAATCGCTTCCCTGGAGTTGGCGCAATACAGAGACTTTCTCAAGTTTGAAAACAACAAGCATTGGCGAGGGTTTCTGCGGCGTGGGGTGGACGCGCGGGACATTGAGGCGCTTCGAGCGGCGCTGACGGATTTACTGGATGAAGGGGCGCCGATCGCCGGGCGCATCGATCGTGCGACGGCGCGCGTGCCTGGCCTCAGCGTCGCCATCGCCACCGCGATCCTCCATATTGTGTCGCCGGCGAAGTATGCGCCGTGGAGCCGGACGTCGGCGCAGGCGCTGGAGCGACTGAAGTTACGGCCGAAGTTTACGCGGGACGCGACGGCGGGTGAAAAGTACGAAGCGATCAATGCCGTGGTCGTTCGGCTTGCCGAGAGGCTCAGTCTGCACCTGTGGGACCTGGATACGGTCTTTCAATATTTCGTCGCGGGACCGACGGATGAGGAAGAGTTGGACGAAGACGGACCGCAGCCGCCCCTGGTCGATACTTTGTCCGAAGTGCTTCACTTACAGAAGCACTACACGTCTCAGATCTCCAATGGCGCGATGCGCAAGCGCGGTCACTTTGTCACGCGGGTCGCGCCGAAGTATCTGCGGGAGTTTATCAATCCGCTGCGCTTTCCCAATTACCACTTTGAATACGAAGGCTCCAACGGAAACGCGACCTGCGCGAAAGTCCCCTACGTTCGGATCTACTCGCCGGAGGAGGCGCCGACAGTCGCGGCGGCTTACTCGCTGGTCTACCTCTTCGCCGCCGACGGCTCCGCCGTTTATTTGTCGCTCAACCATAGCGCTTCGGAGAGCGGCGTCCGGGCGAATCGTGAGCGCGTGAACCGTGCGCGTTCGCTTCTGCTGGAGAAGAACTTCCGGGCGCGCGGTCTTAAGTTCGACATCGATCTGAAAGATCCCCGGGGCCAGATGTGCAAGTCGTTCGAGGAGGGAAATGTCTTCGCCATCGAATACAAGCTCCCTCTGCCGGACGAAAGCGTCCTCCAAGAGGACCTGTCGGACATGCTGCACGGCTTGTATACGATCTATCACGACGGCGAAACGCCCGCCCTCGCGGCGCCGACGCCGCCGAGCCTGCAATACAGCGCGTCCGGCTCCGCGCCAGGCGCATACGTGCGCGAGACGCCGTCCGATTTTTCCGCAGCTCCAAAGATCGCGCCGCCTTACTCCATGTCGGAATGCGCGGAGGAGACAGGGATTTCCGAGAAGACGATTGCGGAGTGGCTGCGCGCGATTGAGCGCAAAGGCCAGGCGATCCTTTACGGCCCTCCCGGAACTGGAAAGACATACGCCGCCCAGCGATTGGCGAAGGTTCTCATCGCGGAAACGGAAGGTTTCGTCGAACTCGTCCAATTTCATCCGTCCTACGCCTATGAGGACTTCATTTACGGCATCCGCCCCACCCCCGGCGCCGCCGGAACGCTCAATCTGGAGCCGGTCCCGGGACGTTTTGTGAACTTCTGCCGGCGAGCGCGCGGGGTAAACGGCGCATGCGTGCTGATCATCGACGAAATTAACCGCGCCAATTTGTCGCGCGTGTTCGGCGAGCTGATGTATCTGCTGGAGTATCGAAAAGAAACGATCGATCTCGCCATCGGCGTCCCGTTCTCCATTCCGGAGAACGTGCGGATCATCGGGACGATGAACACAGCCGACCGGTCCCTCGCCGTTGTCGACCACGCGCTGCGCCGCCGCTTCGCATTCTTCGCGCTCGCGCCCAATTACGAAACGCTGCGCAAGTTCCATCGCGCCGCCGGCTTCCCGGTCGATGGCCTGATCGGTGTGCTGAACCGCGTGAACGACGCCATCGACGATCCCCACTACCACATCGGTATCAGCTACTTTCTGCGCGCGGACATCGCGGACCATCTTCCGGAGATCTGGACGGTGGAAATCGAGCCCTATCTGGAGGAGTTTTTCTTCGATCAGCCCCAGGTGGTGACATCCTACCGGTGGCCGCAGGTTCGGGACAAGATCCTCCATGGCTAACCCGCGCATCATCCGACTGTCGGAGCGCAAGCCCAAAACGCTGCGCCGGGACGAACTCTCCGAGGATCTCGCGCTACGCCTGTGCCGCAAGTATTCGCACGCCGTCACGGTGGAGTTTCCGACACCGCTCAACGAAGACCGCTGGACCATCACCTCGCAAGGCTGGATCGGCTATCTGCCGGTGTCTCCCGAGTTCTCCGTCGAAATCTTCCCGCACATTCTGATCGATAACCTCTTCCGGATGCTGGAGTACGCCTATCGGCTGAAAAACTTCAAGATCCTGCCTGGGACGATTCGCGTCAAATCCATCCAAGAGCTATTCGACCGCCTCGCGCACGTGCTCGCGGACCTCGCCATCGCACGACGCCGGCGCGGACTCTATCGCGAGTACGTCGCCACCTCCGACGATATCCCTTTCGTCCGTGGCCGAGTGGACTTCGCGCGCCACGTACAGCAGCCCTGGCGCGGCCGTTTGGACTGCGAGTTCGAGGAGCACACGGCGGACATCTCCGACAACCAGCTCATCGCCTACTGCTTGGAGCAAATTGCGCGAAGCGGACGCTGCTCGGAAGCCACAATCCCGCACATCCGCCGCGCCTATCGCATGTACGCCTCGGAAATCGCCGTTCCCCAATTCGACGCCAAGGCATGCCTTGG from Capsulimonas corticalis harbors:
- a CDS encoding MrcB family domain-containing protein; amino-acid sequence: MPENSTTAEQRAAQTIAALLPDARQDISVIPILAAREEVLARFGAIFQPDRIASLELAQYRDFLKFENNKHWRGFLRRGVDARDIEALRAALTDLLDEGAPIAGRIDRATARVPGLSVAIATAILHIVSPAKYAPWSRTSAQALERLKLRPKFTRDATAGEKYEAINAVVVRLAERLSLHLWDLDTVFQYFVAGPTDEEELDEDGPQPPLVDTLSEVLHLQKHYTSQISNGAMRKRGHFVTRVAPKYLREFINPLRFPNYHFEYEGSNGNATCAKVPYVRIYSPEEAPTVAAAYSLVYLFAADGSAVYLSLNHSASESGVRANRERVNRARSLLLEKNFRARGLKFDIDLKDPRGQMCKSFEEGNVFAIEYKLPLPDESVLQEDLSDMLHGLYTIYHDGETPALAAPTPPSLQYSASGSAPGAYVRETPSDFSAAPKIAPPYSMSECAEETGISEKTIAEWLRAIERKGQAILYGPPGTGKTYAAQRLAKVLIAETEGFVELVQFHPSYAYEDFIYGIRPTPGAAGTLNLEPVPGRFVNFCRRARGVNGACVLIIDEINRANLSRVFGELMYLLEYRKETIDLAIGVPFSIPENVRIIGTMNTADRSLAVVDHALRRRFAFFALAPNYETLRKFHRAAGFPVDGLIGVLNRVNDAIDDPHYHIGISYFLRADIADHLPEIWTVEIEPYLEEFFFDQPQVVTSYRWPQVRDKILHG
- a CDS encoding McrC family protein, translating into MANPRIIRLSERKPKTLRRDELSEDLALRLCRKYSHAVTVEFPTPLNEDRWTITSQGWIGYLPVSPEFSVEIFPHILIDNLFRMLEYAYRLKNFKILPGTIRVKSIQELFDRLAHVLADLAIARRRRGLYREYVATSDDIPFVRGRVDFARHVQQPWRGRLDCEFEEHTADISDNQLIAYCLEQIARSGRCSEATIPHIRRAYRMYASEIAVPQFDAKACLGRLYHRLNQDYEPIHGLCRFFLEHLGPHLEYSGDHTMPPFMLNMDRLFELFVAEWLTKHLPPSLQARVQETVKLDPTNRLQFHIDLVIYDRDQGVPIAILDTKYKRPKTPNTADVAQAVAYAESKGVKTAVLIYPERLPRSLEITVGQTRVETLEFDLTKPLEESGSAFLERLLAFL